TCTTGGATGCAGCCTCCGAGGCAGCAAAGGGAAAAACAAAAATCGGCTCCACCCTCAAAGGAATTGGGCCTACGTACATGGATAAAACTGGTAGGAATGGACTGCGCGTTGGCGACATTATCTCCCCAAACTTCCGTAAAAAATACGATGCGCTCACCAACAAGCACAAGGAGATAATCAAACAGTATAACTTCGAATTCAATACCTCCGACTATGAAGCCAAGTGGTTAGAAGGCGTTGATGTCCTTAAATCGATGATGCTGGTAGATAGCGAATATGAAGTAAATAGCCTTCTCGATCAAGGAAAATCGGTTCTGGCTGAAGGAGCACAGGGCTCTTTGCTAGACATTGACTTTGGTAGCTATCCCTTTGTTACGTCATCCAATACCGTATGTGCTGGTGCATGTACAGGACTTGGCCTTGCTCCCAACAAGCTTGGAGAGGTATTTGGTATCGTAAAGGCCTATTGCACCCGAGTTGGCAGTGGACCATTCCCTACCGAACTAGAAGACGAAACAGGAGAACGATTACGAAAAATCGGTTTCGAATTTGGAGCTACCACCGGCAGGCCGCGTCGCTGTGGCTGGCTCGATCTAGTGGCACTAAAATACGCCATTATGCTTAATGGAGTTACCCAACTCATACTCACCAAGGCTGACGTGCTTGACTCATTCGAAACTATCAAAATAGCCGTTGCCTATAAGGTAAATGGGAAAGAAACCCAACGTCTCCCTTACGATATAGAGGAACCAATTGAGCCCATCTATCGTGATTTTAAGGGATGGAACACTCCTATTGTTGACCTCCGAAAGGAGAGCGAACTTCCGACTGAACTAATGGAATATATTCGATTTATCGAAACTGAAACTGGAGTGCCAGTTACCATTGTCTCGGTGGGACCAAATAGAGTTGCAACTATTAGCAGATAGCATAACGCCTCTTCGAGGAAAACTCAAAAAAAGAAGGGCTGCTCAAATGAGCAGCCCTTCTTTAATTTTATACTATTCGCGAGATTATATTTATTTCACGATATTCGGCAATTGAAGGCCATAACCCTTTTTCTTATCTTCAATTTTGAGTAGGAAAGCAAAAATAAGTGCTAAAACACCAAACCCAGTAAAGATAAGCATTGGCAACGTGTAGTTATAAGTATTTACAGTAAGGCCATCTCTTACAACCTGACCTGTAATACAATACTTCTCAAGAACCCAACCAATTAAAGCAGGAACACCCATCAATCCCCAGTTCTGAACCCAGAAAATAAGAGCGTAAGCAGTTCCTAACTGTTTCTCAGGAATGATCTTTGGTACTGAAGGCCACATAGCCGAAGGAACCAAAGAAAAGCCAACACCCAATACCAAGATTAGTATAATGGCCATAATCCAATGGTGAAGGAATGGAACTGAGAATAGTGCATGAACTGCAATAATGAGCAATGAGCCAATTATCATAATAGTTGCTCCCTTACCCTTTCTATCATACAGATTTCCAAAAAATGGAGTAAGTAAAATTGTTCCAAAAGGCAACATGGAAGGAATTGTACCTGCTAACTCTTCACTAACTCCGAATTTATTAATCATCAAATCGGTAGCATATTTCAGGAATGGAAAAACAGCAGAGTAGAATAGTACACACAAAATAGCAATATACCACCAACCCTTATTTGTAATAATTTTGAAGATATCTGAAATTTTGAAAGCGTCTTCATCCATTTCAGCTTGGGTCTTTTGAACCTCAGATGCATCTAACTTTTTGTCCATGAACATATACATGACAAAAGAAAGAAGTCCAATACAAAGCAAAATTAAAGCAAGTAAAATTGGCCTTGAGACATCAACAACACCAAAGGCTTTAGCGATAGGAACAGCAGTTGCAATTGCTAAACCGGTTCCTAAACGAGCAGTGGCCATTTCGAGACCCATAGCCAAAGCGAGTTCTTTTCCTTTAAACCATTTGTAAATAATCTTTGAAACCGTAATACCCGCGACTTCAACACCAACAGCAAAAATGGCGAATCCTAAGCCTGCTATGAAAACTTGTGCTGGAGCTTCAAACCAAAGCACTTTCCATACCTGACCATCAAGTGAATGGGTAGAAATCGCCCAAAATTTAATGATAGTTCCACAAACCATTATTATGGTTGCCATCAATCCGGTAAACCGAACGCCCATCTTGTCGAGGATAATACCACCAACAATAAGCATTCCAAGAAAAACGTTAAACCAGCCATAGGCACTATTAAAAAAACCAAAATCGGAACTACCCCAACCAAGTTTTCCTTCTAGTAGACCTTTCAAAGGCGCCACAACATCGGTTAGATAGTAACCACAGAGCATCGTAAATGCAACTACTGCAAGAGCAGTCCACCGAGCTGCTGCAGAATCGCGTAATGTTTGCCTAATTTTTTCCATTAGTTTATTATGTTAAATTTTATAGGTTAAGGTTAGAATTTTGTTGGGAACAAAAATAGAAAGGTATTTTAATAATCAATCATAAATCCATATATAAAGGGAGATTTTCTGAGTATTTTTAATGGTTATCATTAAGACAGTCCACAATCTTTAAATTCCTACCCAAAATGAAACAACCTCGAATTCGGCACAAAATCTATATACAGAAAAAACCTCATCGTTTCGGACAAGGTTTTTCATGTAGGGAATACGATAACTTAATAAACCCAAAGTTCCATTGGAGTCTGGTTACCTTCATTAATTTTTCTGATTTCGGCAGCAGCCGCACCATAGGTTTCAAAATGACCAATAGATACTAAGTTAAACCCATTCTCCGACTGTAGAATAGTTACCTTAAAACTCATTCCTTCCACATCCTTAGCAAAGGCAGTGGCATAGTTGGCTACTTTAAAACTACCGATGATCACATCATACCCAGATTTATTTTTGCCCGCAATGGCTTTCGCCTTGTCGCTTTCCGCCATTTGCTTTGCTTCAGCCTTAATTCGTTCTTTCTCCAAGGATACTAATCTTAATGAATCAGTCCGAAGGCTATCGGCTCTTGCTTGCGCCAACTGCTCCTGTTTCTTATCCTTAATCCACCCCTTTTTTTTCATGTAATCGCAACTCCCCAACAGGAGTAATAGGGAGAGAATAGAGATAGGGAGAATTCTTTTCATAGCAGGTAGTGTTAATTTATAAATCATAGTATCTCAAGTCTGTCAATAAAGACAGAACCAAAGTAAAACAATTTTGTGAATGTTGGAGCAATATATGGTGATTTTAGACAAAAAACTGTTAAAACGGCTCTTTTTTGTCAAAGTTTGGGTTGTAGTTATGGGCGCTACTCAACTCCTGTATCCAGCCTTTGTGAAATCCCACCTGATTGAAATGATGAGTAACGCATTCATACTCCTCGGAAGAAAGTTGCCGATTAAGGGTTGGTTCACGATGAATAGCAAATGGAGGAGCATACTGTGCCATTATGGACAAATGCAGGTTTAGGGATAATTCTTCTGCAATAATATCCAACACGTCTAAGCTGTTTTGAACAAATCCAGGCAAAACCAAATGGCGAATAATCATCCCACTTTCGGCTATGCCACTATCATCGACACTGAGATAGTTCCCCTTTTGGCGAAACATCTCTTTAATTGCAGGCAAAGCAGCATCGAGATAATCCGGGGCAGCGGATAATCGCAGCCCCAACTCATTCGATCCATATTTAAAATCGGGAAGGTATATATCCACAACAGTCTCAAGACTCTTTAATGTTTCAACCCTATCGTAGCCGTTTGAATTATATAGTATTCGTGGAGCATAATTACGTCGTTTCAACTCATTCACTATTTCAACCATTACAGAAACTTGGTGCGAAGGGGAAACAAATCCTACGATCTTTGCACCTTTATCCAAATCGCGCGCTATGGCATCGCACGCCGTTGAAATAGAGTATCGACTTATCGTTTCACTGGAATTAATGCTGATTTGGTGGTTTTGGCAGTAAACACACTGCAAGTTGCAATGGCTAAAAAAAACATTGCAAACACCATGACTACCGCTTAGCACGGGCTCCTCACCATGATGAAGGCATACCGATGCAATGGCAGGCTCAAGCGTGGTAGCACAATAACCATTTATACCGCCACCGCGAGAAGCGTTGCAGCGCCGTGGACATTGATTACAGAGGTTAGGATCGAGTAATTTCATTATATCGGATTGCCACAAAAATAGTATATTACCGCGTTTTTTAACCTACTAAAAAAATATCCATACCGGAATGAAGACCATAATAGACCTATTCGAGGAGAGTGTAAACAAATTCAATACAAATCCCTTTTTATGGGAAAAGAAAGAGAGCGAATTTAAACCGACCACCTATAGTGAAACAAAGGTGGAAGTTGATCGCCTTACAGCCGGGCTCATTGCAATAGGGATAGTTTATGGCGATAGGGTTGCGCTCCTTTCGGAGGGACGAAATTTATGGATAATTAGCGAGTTGGCATTACTACAAGCAGGTGCCATAAATGTACCTCTTTCCGTAAAGTTGGAAGAAAGCAATGAACTTCAGTTTCGGATTGAACACTCAGAAGCTTCTGTAATTATCTGCTCGGCGAACCAACTTCCAAAAATTCGAGCAACAATAAATAAGCTACCGTTAGTAAAGACGGTTGTTATACTTGATCAGACCAGCGACCTCCAACCGGGAGAAATGACTATCGGTGATGTATTGAAAAAGGGCGATGAACTTCTATTGTCGAAACCCAATGCGGTTGCCGAAGCCAAAGCCATGGTAAAGCCAAACGACTATGCCAATATTAGCTATACATCAGGAACCACCGCTGATCCAAAGGGTATTATTCTCTCCCACCGCAATTATACTGCCAACGTGGAACAGGCGCTCACCCTGATGGAGATCCCCACCAGTTTTAAAACGCTGATAATTCTTCCGCTTGACCATTGCTTTGCGCATGTAGGGGGATTTTACTCCTTCATGGCTAAGGGAGCCAGCGTAGCAACCGTTCAAGTGGGACGGACTCCTTTGGAAACGCTTAAAAATATTCCGATTAACATTAAGGAGATTAAGCCAGACCTGCTACTTAGCGTTCCTGCACTAGCAAAAAATTTCCGCAAAAATATCGAGGGTGGCATTAGGGCTAAAGGGCCGATGATTGAAAAGCTTTTTAATCATGCGATGAAAATCTCCTACGCCTATAATAAGGAAGGCTACAATAAAGGACGAGGACTTGTGATTGCATACAAACCCTTAATGTGGCTATACGACAAAATACTATTCACAAAAATCAGAGAGAACTTTGGTGGTGAATTGAAGTTCTTTATTGGAGGTGGCGCACTGCTCGACATTGACTTACAACGATTCTTTTATGCCATTGGAGTTCCAATGTTCCAAGGCTATGGCCTTTCCGAAGCCACACCAATAATCTCATCAAACTCACTCAAGCGACACAAGTTAGGGTCATCCGGCTATTTAGTCGATTATCTCGACCTTAAAATAGTGGATGCCAACGGGAATAGCCTGCCTATAGGAGAAAAGGGGGAGATTGTCATAAAAGGGGAAAATGTGATGATTGGCTACTGGAAAAATGAGAAAGCCACTGCCGAAAGCATTAAGGATGGATGGCTCTACACAGGCGATCTTGGATTTATGGACGTTCATGGATTCCTACACGTGCTTGGTAGGTTTAAGAGCCTGCTCATTGGAAGTGATGGCGAAAAATATAGTCCAGAGGGTATAGAGGAGACCATGGTGGAGCATTCAAAACTCATCGACCAAGCCATGCTTCACAACAACCAAAATGCTTACACCGTAGCGCTACTGGTTCCAAATAAAGAGGCATTAAAACGCCATATTACAAAAGCAGGATTGACGTGGGGCACAACGGAGGCTGCCGAAGAAGCCATAAAAGCAGTTCAGGCAGAAATCAACCGTTTCAAGAAAGGCGGAGATATCCAAGAGATGTTTCCCGACAGATGGCTACCGACAACCTTTGCGCTACTTCCGGAACCCTTCACGGAACACAACCACATGCTTAACTCCACAATGAAAATGGTTCGGGGGAAAATTGAGAAGCACTACGCAGAGTCAATCTCCTTCCTATTCACGGCCGAAGGTAAAACACCGATAAACAGTAAAAACATTAAAACGCTGATGTAACGAAGAACAAAAAGGAACCTAGAGTGGTTCCTTTTTCATTTCGAAGAACGACATCCGCAAGAGTCTGAAAACCGTTTCAATTAAAGAGAAAATATTTAAAAACATTACGAAGTTCACTGCTCTTAGAGAGGACGAGGTTACTCTAAAGTCCTAATTGCCTTGCCAACCAAATGTGCGGTAGAGAAAGCCGCTTGAATATTATAGCCGCCCGAATCACCATCAATATCGAGCACTTCACCGGCAAAATACAATCGAGATACCAGTTTCGACTCCATAGTTTTAGATGAAACTTCATTCAGACTAACACCACCAGCAGTAGTCATGGCAATCTTAAATCCGCCTACCCTCTCAATTTCGAAAGGGTAACAACAGAATAAAGACACCAAGTTACCTCTCCGCTTTGCATTAATATTAGAAAGGCACTCCGCAGGATCGACCCCAACCTCATCCAGCACAATTCGCATGAGGCTTTTAGGCAATTCATAATTCCGAAGCAAGGACTGTATGGTTCTACTGCCATCTTGAACGGCAGTATCAATAAACAGCTTGCGAAATTTATCCTCATTGCAATCGATAAGGTTTACCATCAGAACATCTCCTGCCTCAAAATATCGAGAGAAATCAATGATGCCCGGACCACTAATTCCTTTATGGGTAAACCCAATATCGCCCCGATGCTCGTGAATCTTTTTACCATTTCGAAAAAGATATAAAGGAATATCCGCAAGCGAAACGCCTGACAACTCCTCCATTCGATAATTCTTTACAAAAATCGGTGTTAACGCAGGTTTAATGGGAACAATCGCATGACCAAGCATTTTAGAAAGAGTATACCCATCGCCCGAAGAACCGGTGGTAGGATAGGAATTTCCACCAGTAGCAATCACAAGATTTTCACAAGAAAAGGTTTTCAAGGATGTTTTCAGTAGGAAAAATCCATCATTTCTCTCAACAGAAGTAACAGAACAGGAAGTATTAATCGTTACTCCAACCTTTTGGCATTCGCGCAGGAGAGAGTTTAGAACATCTTCAGCTTTTTCGGTTTGAGGAAACACCTTACCATTCTTGTCGGTAATCGTGTTTAGTCCACGCAGCGCAAAGAAATTGATTAAGTTCAGGTTAGTAAACTCTTTCAGTGCCCGTTTCACGAAGCTACCATGATCACCATACCGATGAAAGAAGTTAGTAATATCCCCATCATGAGTAATGTTGCAGCGTCCAGAGCCCGCAATGAGCAACTTTCTCCCAGGCTGAGTATTTTTCTCCAAGACTAGCGTATCGTTACGTCCTATTGAGATTGCTGAGAACAATCCAGCAGGTCCACCACCTATGATAATTGTATGAAACGTTTCCAATCGCGATTTTTAATTAAGTGCTACTACACAAAGGTAAGGATTAAAGAGAACTAATGGACAACGTGAACTTGGAGTAGGGATTTTGAAACAGCAACAAACCTGCATAATCTATAGCCACGCAGGCGGCGCAACAGCAACTTTAAAGAACAGAATTACCAGTAAAAAAAACAGGTTGATATTGTACAATCTCGCCGTTCTTGATTAAAAAAAAAGCATCACCATAGGACGCTAGTAGGATCACGCAAGGTCCAAGAAAGCGTCAACGTCAGAGTTCGGAACATCAAAGTCGGAGTAAAAAGCCTCGACAGCGGTGTAGAAAGTTTCGACCCTGTAGTTTGAACCGTCAAGTTGAAGCGGACGTCTCGTTCCGCTGCAACGTTCCTTCCGTTGGTGGAAAGAGCGGCAAGCCCGTAGGGCTTCAATGCGAATAGCCTCCGATGAAATCGGAGGTTGGTAAACAGCTGCGCCGACAGAATAACCCTGTCAGGTATTCTGAAATTCGGGAGCTGCACGCGACAACCTGATGGTAGATTTTGATACCATCCCTGACAGGGTTTTACACGCGAAACAAATCATATTCCTAACAAAACCTACCGAAAACAGCTACGCCGCCAGAATAACCCTGTCAGGGATTCTGAAATTCGGGAGCTGCACGCAACAATCTGATGGTAGATTTTGATCCCATCCCTGACAGGGTTTTACACGCCCCACCGAAATGGCAGGTAGGCGTTTCGGCGGAGGGGTCCTTTACCATCATACCAACCACCCCACCTACCCATTATCTCTAACCAACCCCACAAAAAGAGATGCAGGCATTACACCCACATCTCTTTTTTATAACCATAACCCCAAATTGCACCATTGACATCCTTGCTGTATGGGCAATATGTCTGCCAACCTATTCGGTGACCCCATACCGTAAGCAAAAGGCTTATTTAGGAACTGGTATACTATTCCAACCCTCTGGTGGTGCTTGCTGAATCGCGTAAGGCACAGGATTATGAATTAACATCTCTCCATTATCCGGATGCTTACTTGAATACACTACATAATATCTACCATTAGGTATAATAAAATAATCATTATATCCAATATGCGTAAGCCCATCATACTGAATACCATTTACTTTATAAGAGTAAAACACGTTATTTCCGGATTTTGCGGTACCAACTATTTTGATAGTCAAACCAATAGTATACTGGGAATTCCTTTTTCTGTCATC
Above is a window of Williamwhitmania taraxaci DNA encoding:
- a CDS encoding 4Fe-4S cluster-binding domain-containing protein translates to MKLLDPNLCNQCPRRCNASRGGGINGYCATTLEPAIASVCLHHGEEPVLSGSHGVCNVFFSHCNLQCVYCQNHQISINSSETISRYSISTACDAIARDLDKGAKIVGFVSPSHQVSVMVEIVNELKRRNYAPRILYNSNGYDRVETLKSLETVVDIYLPDFKYGSNELGLRLSAAPDYLDAALPAIKEMFRQKGNYLSVDDSGIAESGMIIRHLVLPGFVQNSLDVLDIIAEELSLNLHLSIMAQYAPPFAIHREPTLNRQLSSEEYECVTHHFNQVGFHKGWIQELSSAHNYNPNFDKKEPF
- a CDS encoding adenylosuccinate synthase, whose translation is MKADVLLGLQWGDEGKGKIVDVLAERYDVIARFQGGPNAGHSLEFNNIKHVLHTIPSGIFREGVVNLIGNGVVIDPVIFAEEVGKLKAMGVHPEKTLYISKKAHLILPTHRILDAASEAAKGKTKIGSTLKGIGPTYMDKTGRNGLRVGDIISPNFRKKYDALTNKHKEIIKQYNFEFNTSDYEAKWLEGVDVLKSMMLVDSEYEVNSLLDQGKSVLAEGAQGSLLDIDFGSYPFVTSSNTVCAGACTGLGLAPNKLGEVFGIVKAYCTRVGSGPFPTELEDETGERLRKIGFEFGATTGRPRRCGWLDLVALKYAIMLNGVTQLILTKADVLDSFETIKIAVAYKVNGKETQRLPYDIEEPIEPIYRDFKGWNTPIVDLRKESELPTELMEYIRFIETETGVPVTIVSVGPNRVATISR
- a CDS encoding SPOR domain-containing protein, which translates into the protein MKRILPISILSLLLLLGSCDYMKKKGWIKDKKQEQLAQARADSLRTDSLRLVSLEKERIKAEAKQMAESDKAKAIAGKNKSGYDVIIGSFKVANYATAFAKDVEGMSFKVTILQSENGFNLVSIGHFETYGAAAAEIRKINEGNQTPMELWVY
- a CDS encoding MFS transporter, with product MEKIRQTLRDSAAARWTALAVVAFTMLCGYYLTDVVAPLKGLLEGKLGWGSSDFGFFNSAYGWFNVFLGMLIVGGIILDKMGVRFTGLMATIIMVCGTIIKFWAISTHSLDGQVWKVLWFEAPAQVFIAGLGFAIFAVGVEVAGITVSKIIYKWFKGKELALAMGLEMATARLGTGLAIATAVPIAKAFGVVDVSRPILLALILLCIGLLSFVMYMFMDKKLDASEVQKTQAEMDEDAFKISDIFKIITNKGWWYIAILCVLFYSAVFPFLKYATDLMINKFGVSEELAGTIPSMLPFGTILLTPFFGNLYDRKGKGATIMIIGSLLIIAVHALFSVPFLHHWIMAIILILVLGVGFSLVPSAMWPSVPKIIPEKQLGTAYALIFWVQNWGLMGVPALIGWVLEKYCITGQVVRDGLTVNTYNYTLPMLIFTGFGVLALIFAFLLKIEDKKKGYGLQLPNIVK
- a CDS encoding AMP-dependent synthetase/ligase encodes the protein MKTIIDLFEESVNKFNTNPFLWEKKESEFKPTTYSETKVEVDRLTAGLIAIGIVYGDRVALLSEGRNLWIISELALLQAGAINVPLSVKLEESNELQFRIEHSEASVIICSANQLPKIRATINKLPLVKTVVILDQTSDLQPGEMTIGDVLKKGDELLLSKPNAVAEAKAMVKPNDYANISYTSGTTADPKGIILSHRNYTANVEQALTLMEIPTSFKTLIILPLDHCFAHVGGFYSFMAKGASVATVQVGRTPLETLKNIPINIKEIKPDLLLSVPALAKNFRKNIEGGIRAKGPMIEKLFNHAMKISYAYNKEGYNKGRGLVIAYKPLMWLYDKILFTKIRENFGGELKFFIGGGALLDIDLQRFFYAIGVPMFQGYGLSEATPIISSNSLKRHKLGSSGYLVDYLDLKIVDANGNSLPIGEKGEIVIKGENVMIGYWKNEKATAESIKDGWLYTGDLGFMDVHGFLHVLGRFKSLLIGSDGEKYSPEGIEETMVEHSKLIDQAMLHNNQNAYTVALLVPNKEALKRHITKAGLTWGTTEAAEEAIKAVQAEINRFKKGGDIQEMFPDRWLPTTFALLPEPFTEHNHMLNSTMKMVRGKIEKHYAESISFLFTAEGKTPINSKNIKTLM
- a CDS encoding BaiN/RdsA family NAD(P)/FAD-dependent oxidoreductase: METFHTIIIGGGPAGLFSAISIGRNDTLVLEKNTQPGRKLLIAGSGRCNITHDGDITNFFHRYGDHGSFVKRALKEFTNLNLINFFALRGLNTITDKNGKVFPQTEKAEDVLNSLLRECQKVGVTINTSCSVTSVERNDGFFLLKTSLKTFSCENLVIATGGNSYPTTGSSGDGYTLSKMLGHAIVPIKPALTPIFVKNYRMEELSGVSLADIPLYLFRNGKKIHEHRGDIGFTHKGISGPGIIDFSRYFEAGDVLMVNLIDCNEDKFRKLFIDTAVQDGSRTIQSLLRNYELPKSLMRIVLDEVGVDPAECLSNINAKRRGNLVSLFCCYPFEIERVGGFKIAMTTAGGVSLNEVSSKTMESKLVSRLYFAGEVLDIDGDSGGYNIQAAFSTAHLVGKAIRTLE